The proteins below are encoded in one region of Salvelinus alpinus chromosome 27, SLU_Salpinus.1, whole genome shotgun sequence:
- the LOC139556145 gene encoding PH domain-containing protein DDB_G0274775 produces MMAVVSATSNGADENPVEIKEDKKGWLSKRTHFTHRWKRAWFQLKETLLLYGENEEKLLKPINLVGAVVEVVEGGDGSFEWTITPKDRKRTFFLRAGTIAEQQGWMEAICEAQLSSRDHATNACVVQ; encoded by the exons ATGATGGCTGTAGTATCTGCGACCTCTAACGGCGCAGATGAAAACCCCGTTGAGATAAAAGAGGACAAAAAAGGATGGTTATCCAAGCGCACTCATTTTACGCACCGGTGGAAACGCGCATGGTTTCAGTTGAAAGAAACTCTACTGTTGTATGGTGAAAATGAAGAG aagcttctgaagcccaTCAACCTGGTTGGGGCAGTGGTAGAGGTTGTTGAAGGAGGCGACGGATCATTCGAATGGACTATTACTCCTAAGGACAGGAAGCGGACCTTCTTCCTCCGGGCTGGCACCATAGCAGAACAGCAGGGATGGATGGAGGCTATATGTGAAGCACAGCTGAGCTCCAGGGACCATGCTACTAATGCATGTGTGGTGCAATAG